A window of the Macrobrachium rosenbergii isolate ZJJX-2024 chromosome 13, ASM4041242v1, whole genome shotgun sequence genome harbors these coding sequences:
- the LOC136844808 gene encoding zinc finger MYM-type protein 1-like has protein sequence MLPELQYPNDPAHVVTYKIRISESFIKLCNNYGPCQPVISYPKNLEGRSFQKKWYEKNSWLEYSPQKDAMFCFSCRLFLTEERYSGRVAWKSEGISRWRTALEKIKEHAGSESHMIGMVRWKGFQSQALDIALETANREVQAARDKEKQRNREILDRLISITLYLARQGLPFRGDGEISTSENRGNFLELVEMFSKTQNDLIKALAISVRRVILEEIHQSKVFSILMDETTDVSHTEQVSFVVRYVHDFKIKERFIQVFNVQSTTGEALEKEVISMLKANNLNIDDMRGQGYDGAANMSGIYNGLHLVEKLYAFVANSSKRHAAFMEIQKAMYPEDRPLELQKLSDTRWACRESALRTMKKVIPALKQFLEEIVQKDPPDTSAGEASILLKSINFEFLVCLEIATPVFQETAYASNALQLKDLDLAASYRIVDGVLQSLRELRNDEKFQEIFTKVKDRAESMAINLPSVIPGQGRRRKMPERYKYSATSATTEDQQYQTLDDYYRVRVFYVFLDKISQELQRRFKDGDNTTRGILKAFHYMTVQDNWKEPVNEEAFKSLQKLCQFYELEEVDKLQLELKIFIPHFLAIHRTLQLQCST, from the exons ATGCTACCTGAATTACAATATCCAAATGATCCTGCACATGTTGTTACTTATAAGATACGTATTAGTGAATCTTTTATCAAACTCTGCAATAATTATGGTCCTTGTCAACCTGTAATTTCATATCCCAAGAATTTAGAAGGACGCTCGTTTCAGAAGAAATGGTATGAAAAGAACTCTTGGTTAGAATATTCACCTCAGAAAGATGCCATGTTCTGCTTCAGCTGTCGTCTGTTTTTGACTGAGGAAAGGTACAGTGGCCGAGTAGCTTGGAAATCAGAGGGCATAAGCCGTTGGAGGACagctttagagaaaataaaagagcatGCTGGTTCAGAATCTCACATGATTGGTATGGTTCGATGGAAAGGATTCCAGAGCCAAGCATTAGATATTGCATTAGAAACAGCAAATAGAGAAGTACAAGCTGCTAGAGACAAAGAGAAGCAGAGAAACCGAGAAATTTTAGACAGGTTGATCTCCATCACACTATACTTGGCAAGACAAGGTTTGCCATTTAGGGGCGACGGAGAAATCTCTACCAGTGAAAATCGAGGAAATTTTCTTGAACTTGTAGAAATGTTTAGCAA GACTCAGAATGACCTGATCAAGGCTTTGGCCATTTCAGTTAGAAGAGTGATATTAGAAGAAATTCACCAGAGCAAGGTCTTCTCCATCCTCATGGATGAAACAACAGATGTTTCACATACAGAACAGGTCTCTTTTGTTGTGAGGTATGTTcatgacttcaaaataaaagaacgTTTCATACAGGTATTCAATGTTCAATCAACAACTGGTGAGGCACTGGAGAAAGAAGTGATCTCTATGCTTAAGGCAAATAACCTAAACATAGATGATATGCGAGGGCAAGGATATGATGGGGCAGCAAATATGAGTGGAATATACAACGGattgca cTTGGTGGAGAAATTGTATGCTTTTGTTGCTAACTCTTCAAAACGGCATGCTGCATTCATGGAGATCCAAAAAGCAATGTATCCAGAAGATCGCCCACTTGAACTTCAGAAGCTATCAGACacaagatgggcttgcagagaatCAGCTCTTAGAACTATGAAGAAGGTCATCCCAGCTCTGAAGCAGTTTCTAGAAGAGATAGTGCAAAAGGATCCTCCTGACACGTCAGCAGGGGAGGCCTCAATATTGCTGAAAAGTATTAACTTTGAATTTCTTGTTTGTCTTGAGATTGCTACCCCAGTTTTTCAAGAAACTGCCTATGCATCTAATGCACTACAACTGAAAGACCTTGATTTAGCTGCTTCCTATAGAATTGTGGATGGAGTGCTACAAAGCTTGAGAGAGTTAAGAAATGATGAGAAGTTTCAAGAGATTTTTACAAAAGTCAAAGACAGAGCTGAATCTATGGCCATCAACCTCCCCTCTGTGATTCCTGGACAaggcagaagaaggaaaatgcctGAAAGATACAAGTATAGTGCTACATCTGCTACTACTGAGGACCAGCAATATCAGACCTTGGATGATTACTACCGCGTGAgagtattttatgtgtttttagataaaatatctCAAGAGCTACAAAGAAGATTTAAAGATGGAGACAACACAACAAGGGGTATCTTAAAGGCTTTCCATTACATGACAGTCCAAGATAACTGGAAAGAACCTGTGAATGAAGAAGCATTCaagtcattacaaaaattatgtcagttttatGAGCTAGAAGAAGTAGACAAGTTACAGTTGGAATTGAagatttttattcctcatttccttGCCATCCACAGAACACTGCAGCTTCAATGCTCAACCTGA
- the LOC136844807 gene encoding golgin subfamily A member 6-like protein 22, protein MEEKIRLLLEEWNRLLNENVNMKTKIEEVRMENEAARVEEKDKPSEIFGSTGEKDKEERKTSERENEEERERNEIAEAMKEIVELREGQEQLREQLLEKEKREEEMGSILQSLQRKISIDDSPTELSDRRQRPEDSGRGQRAPFPPLVASNENGWICMEDCEYYAVCGDKENPSSQSDPSTPHCEFRTVCQYSWPPSDSGELTELPTGVIFVKKVNNKKERKYIGMITKMQRLIEMIFEDDKALKRKREVRVIKVDDIKDLTEERARLEEEVKRKGDSKTKVDDKEFSKELGDGDTQPKAHTLKRPEDDSEKNGYAEAMREIAKLREEVEQLRRQVNDQETMKLRKKPRQGGKTLSPQRFWAGFATDLDPSERDPSVLVKGDSETEDRGGHESGSPCTDSECRRVVCESKTSETEYERVRKRDEMPNRKLKREAERDPMWEELREELLTERQQLSHSEVIPEDEIGGLLEELQEILKKEELLEESEILMEETKATAAEELEEFLEEIEEMLKEEIKKAAKEETHDLLVVLKGLLEDIDKPEDEMEAIHEIIEIFEVRQLPPEEIQELLEATKRTLREEIEEMPKEAIEDIR, encoded by the coding sequence atggaagagaaaattcGCCTTCTCTTAGAAGAATGGAATCGCCTCCTGAATGAAAATGTGAATATGAAGACGAAGATTGAAGAGGTAAGAATGGAAAACGAAGCAGCAAGGGTTGAGGAGAAGGATAAGCCCTCTGAAATATTCGGCAGCACAGGCGAAAAGGACAAGGAAGAACGGAAAAcgagtgaaagagaaaatgaggaagaaagggagagaaatgaaATTGCAGAGGCGATGAAGGAAATAGTAGAATTAAGAGAGGGACAAGAGCAACTTCGGGAACAGCTtctggagaaagagaaaagggaggaagaaatGGGAAGCATTCTACAAAGTCTCCAGCGGAAAATTAGCATCGATGACTCTCCGACGGAGCTGAGCGATCGGCGCCAAAGGCCAGAGGATTCGGGGAGAGGACAGAGGGCGCCCTTCCCCCCACTGGTCGCAAGCAACGAAAATGGCTGGATATGTATGGAGGACTGTGAGTACTACGCAGTGTGTGGCGATAAAGAAAATCCATCCAGCCAAAGCGATCCATCAACACCACACTGTGAATTCCGCACCGTCTGTCAATATTCATGGCCCCCCAGTGATTCGGGAGAATTGACAGAATTACCAACTGGGGTTATATTCGTAAagaaggtaaataataaaaaagagaggaagtACATCGGCATGATTACGAAAATGCAGAGGTTGATAGAAATGATCTTCGAGGACGATAAAGcactgaaaaggaagagagaagtcAGGGTGATTAAGGTAGACGACATCAAGGACCTGACAGAAGAAAGAGCGAGGCTCGAGGAAGAAGTGAAGCGCAAAGGTGATTCGAAAACAAAAGTAGACGATAAAGAGTTTTCGAAAGAATTGGGCGATGGCGATACTCAGCCGAAGGCGCATACCTTAAAACGGCCAGAGGATGATAGTGAGAAAAATGGATACGCAGAAGCGATGAGAGAAATAGCAAAACTGAGAGAGGAAGTAGAACAACTTCGGAGGCAGGTGAATGACCAGGAAACTATGAAATTAAGAAAGAAGCCACGCCAAGGAGGGAAAACCCTGTCTCCTCAAAGATTCTGGGCAGGATTCGCGACCGACTTGGACCCTTCTGAGCGGGATCCCAGTGTATTGGTGAAAGGAGATAGCGAAACTGAAGACCGCGGCGGCCACGAAAGTGGTTCGCCATGCACAGACAGTGAATGTCGGAGAGTGGTCTGTGAGAGCAAAACGTCTGAGACTGAATATGAGCGCGTAAGGAAGAGGGATGAAATGCCAAACAGAAAGTTGAAACGTGAAGCTGAACGCGACCCTATGTGGGAAGAGCTTCGGGAAGAACTTCTCACAGAACGGCAACAACTTTCACATTCGGAGGTAATACCTGAGGACGAGATAGGTGGGCTACTTGAAGAATTACAGGAGATACTTAAGAAGGAGGAGTTACTTGAGGAATCAGAGATACTCATGGAGGAAACAAAGGCGACAGCTGcggaagagttagaggagtttcTTGAAGAAATAGAGGAGATGCTCAAGGAGGAAATAAAGAAGGCAGCTAAGGAAGAGACACATGACTTACTTGTAGTTTTAAAGGGGTTACTCGAGGATATAGACAAACCTGAAGATGAGATGGAGGCGATACATGAGATTATTGAGATATTCGAGGTAAGACAGCTGCCACCTGAGGAGATACAGGAATTACTTGAGGCTACAAAGCGGACACTCAGGGAGGAAATAGAGGAGATGCCTAAAGAGGCTATAGAAGACATACGTTAG